From a single Tachypleus tridentatus isolate NWPU-2018 chromosome 6, ASM421037v1, whole genome shotgun sequence genomic region:
- the LOC143253858 gene encoding small G protein signaling modulator 1-like isoform X15, with protein sequence MKTQDHFWTDPRADELVQRHRLSSGLPLVNGSSTPPSNRRPGLQYRKDARTSGSSESEHRTIPYVARDYVESLHQNSRSTLLYGKNNVLVQPRENIAVMPGYLSLHQTPENLTIKWTPNQLMNGCYSSETWNESFGGQDKSIYWEFAMSFNVDDIVYLHCHQHADTGGTVVLVGQDGVQQPPIHFPKGGHLLAFLSCLENGLLPHGQLDPPLWSQRGKGKVFPKLRRKGRGSTRKRYRTSEDQVLEEEEEAADYVFRIVTSLKPDSISQEMMDPKTTRGSFPLQSGGRAARLKHLSSSSSSTSSSKSLAEDNAPATDVPKSAAPIPKKQALLTKTSGAEESPSAGESIQVLCNTMRRQIISRAFYGWLAHCRHLRTVRTHLSGLVNATIVSDTEPTSADAGLTSEVWKNLQENGCIREASEIYRLTYFGGIEHGIRKEVWPYLLGHYQFGSTAEERKKHDDSIQTAYETTMSEWLAVEAIVRQQDKEVMEANLAKLSSESTNSEIPLVGPKDANLSNEVFEDVSPSESFEEHETSRDKSDIRKGREEVFSSSEEHYSKTTGAEPQPISPKYIRGRLIRHYQVDSQSQSIIVTNPSVDINGGEQKDENDDDNETEDNEEITKDELLPGDYGDGDSQLSADSRSSCISPASSSGGVYSMELLDQFSLNLHRIEKDVQRCDRNYWYFRVENLEKLRNVMCTYVWEHLDVGYVQGMCDLVAPLLVIFDDEVLTYSCFCELMKRMAANFPHGGAMDAHFANMRSLIQILDGEMFELMHKNGDYTHFYFCYRWFLLDFKRELLYDDIFSVWETIWAAKHIASSHFVLFIALAMVEYYRDIILENNMDFTDIIKFFNEMAERHDAKAVLKVARELVHQIQTLIDNK encoded by the exons ATGAAAACTCAGGACCATTTCTGGACAGATCCACGTGCAGATGAGCTTGTACAAAGACATCGATTGTCAAGTGGGCTTCCCCTTGTGAATGGTTCCAGCACACCTCCATCTAATCGTCGACCAGGCCTTCAA TATCGGAAAGATGCCAGGACATCAGGTAGTTCAGAGAGTGAGCATCGAACAATTCCGTACGTCGCGAGAGATTATGTGGAGTCTCTTCATCAGAACTCTCGATCCACGCTCCTCTATGGAAAGAATAATGTTTTAGTGCAACCA CGGGAAAATATAGCAGTTATGCCTGGCTATCTGTCACTACACCAAACCCCTGAAAACCTGACAATCAAATGGACTCCAAACCAGTTGATGAATGGATGTTATAGTTCTGAAACTTGGAACGAGTCATTTGGTGGACAAGATAAAAG caTCTACTGGGAATTTGCCATGAGTTTTAATGTGGATGACATAGTGTACCTTCACTGCCACCAGCAtg CAGACACTGGAGGTACAGTTGTTCTTGTTGGACAAGATGGAGTCCAGCAGCCTCCTATTCACTTCCCTAAAGGAGGCCATCTTCTGGCATTTCTCTCGTGTCTAGAAAATGGTCTGCTTCCTCATGGACAGTTGGATCCTCCTCTTTGGTCACAGAGAGGAAAAG GTAAGGTATTTCCAAAGCTTAGGAGGAAGGGACGTGGCTCCACTCGTAAGCGATATCGGACCTCTGAGGACCAGGTCTTAGAAGAAGAGGAGGAAGCTGCTGATTATGTGTTCCGTATTGTGACATCTTTGAAACCAGATTCTATAT CTCAAGAAATGATGGATCCTAAAACAACTCGTGGATCTTTTCCATTGCAATCTGGTGGTCGAGCTGCTCGATTAAAACATCTGTCATCATCTTCATCGTCAACATCTAGCAGTAAATCTCTGGCAGAAGATAATGCTCCTGCAACAGATGTGCCTAAGTCAGCTGCTCCAATTCCAAAGAAACAGGCTCTCTTGACAAAAACTTCAGGGGCTGAGGAAAGTCCATCAGCTGG GGAATCAATTCAAGTTTTATGTAACACCATGAGAAGACAGATTATTTCCAGGGCTTTTTATGGAT GGCTAGCTCACTGTCGTCATCTACGTACAGTTCGTACTCACCTGTCAGGACTCGTGAATGCAACAATTGTTTCAGATACTGAGCCAACCAGTGCAGATGCAGGACTAACTTCAGAGGTGTGGAAGAACCTTCAAGAGAATGGTTGTATCAGAGAAGCTAGTGAGATATACAGATTAACTTACTTTGGTGGTATAGAACATGGCATCAGAAAAGAG GTTTGGCCCTACTTGTTGGGCCATTACCAGTTTGGCAGCACTGCAGAAGAACGCAAGAAACATGATGACAGCATACAAACTGCATATGAGACTACAATGTCGGAGTGGCTGGCAGTAGAAGCCATCGTAAGACAGCAAGACAAAGAAGTCATGGAAGCAAACTTGGCCAAGCTATCATCAGAGAGCACCAATAGTGAAATACCCCTTGTTG GTCCTAAAGATGCCAATTTGAGTAATGAAGTATTTGAAGATGTCAGTCCCAGTGAATCATTTGAGGAACATGAAACCTCTAGAGATAAATCTGACATCAGAAAG GGTCgtgaagaagtattttcatcaTCTGAGGAGCATTACTCCAAAACTACAGGTGCCGAGCCCCAACCAATATCGCCAAAATATATTAGAGGTCGTTTGATTAGACATTATCAGG TTGACAGTCAGAGCCAAAGTATTATTGTTACAAATCCCTCAGTGGACATCAATGGTGGCGAACAGAAGGATGAAAACGATGATGATAATGAGACAGAAGATAATGAGGAAATCACAAAAGATGAACTTTTACCTGGCGATTATGGAGATGGAGACAGCCAGCTATCAGCAGACTCTAGGTCGAGTTGTATTTCTCCAGCATCTTCCAGTGGTGGTGTCTACTCA ATGGAGCTTTTAGACCAGTTCTCCCTAAATCTCCACAGAATTGAAAAAGATGTCCAAAGATGTGACCGTAATTACTGGTATTTTAGGGTTGAGAACTTGGAAAAGCTCAGAAATGTGATGTGCAC CTATGTATGGGAACACTTAGATGTTGGCTATGTCCAAGGGATGTGTGATTTAGTTGCACCTTTGTTAGTAATCTTTGATGATG AAGTATTGACATATAGCTGTTTCTGTGAACTCATGAAGAGAATGGCTGCAAACTTTCCTCATGGTGGAGCCATGGATGCACACTTTGCCAACATGAGATCTCTTATCCAG ATACTTGATGGAGAAATGTTTGAACTGATGCATAAGAATGGTGATTAtactcatttttatttctgttatcgATGGTTTCTGCTGGACTTCAAAAGAG AACTGCTTTATGATGACATCTTCAGTGTGTGGGAGACCATATGGGCTGCCAAGCACATTGCTTCAAGTCATTTTGTCCTCTTCATTGCACTGGCCATGGTAGAATATTACAGAGATATCATCTTGGAGAATAACATGGACTTCACAGATATTATTAAGTTTTTTAATG aaatggCAGAAAGACATGATGCGAAAGCTGTACTAAAAGTGGCTCGAGAGTTGGTGCACCAGATTCAAACTCTGATTGATAATAAATAG
- the LOC143253858 gene encoding small G protein signaling modulator 1-like isoform X11, with protein sequence MLEVVFKVKQIMEEAVTRKFVHEESSSITSLCEVFVFTAAVDACLSHGLKRRALGLFKTNSTTALLQKLAKDFEGAALIARIVEEIEAADPNKRSSSSSDSTNKVKHPPQNSKKSITTTQYNPRYLWIRLALFNKLLAKIVDHLVKNSSKYYEKEALIADPVSGQILASLLVGPCALDYSKMKTQDHFWTDPRADELVQRHRLSSGLPLVNGSSTPPSNRRPGLQYRKDARTSGSSESEHRTIPYVARDYVESLHQNSRSTLLYGKNNVLVQPRENIAVMPGYLSLHQTPENLTIKWTPNQLMNGCYSSETWNESFGGQDKSIYWEFAMSFNVDDIVYLHCHQHADTGGTVVLVGQDGVQQPPIHFPKGGHLLAFLSCLENGLLPHGQLDPPLWSQRGKGKVFPKLRRKGRGSTRKRYRTSEDQVLEEEEEAADYVFRIVTSLKPDSISQEMMDPKTTRGSFPLQSGGRAARLKHLSSSSSSTSSSKSLAEDNAPATDVPKSAAPIPKKQALLTKTSGAEESPSAGESIQVLCNTMRRQIISRAFYGWLAHCRHLRTVRTHLSGLVNATIVSDTEPTSADAGLTSEVWKNLQENGCIREASEIYRLTYFGGIEHGIRKEVWPYLLGHYQFGSTAEERKKHDDSIQTAYETTMSEWLAVEAIVRQQDKEVMEANLAKLSSESTNSEIPLVGPKDANLSNEVFEDVSPSESFEEHETSRDKSDIRKGREEVFSSSEEHYSKTTGAEPQPISPKYIRGRLIRHYQVDSQSQSIIVTNPSVDINGGEQKDENDDDNETEDNEEITKDELLPGDYGDGDSQLSADSRSSCISPASSSGGVYSMELLDQFSLNLHRIEKDVQRCDRNYWYFRVENLEKLRNVMCTYVWEHLDVGYVQGMCDLVAPLLVIFDDEVLTYSCFCELMKRMAANFPHGGAMDAHFANMRSLIQILDGEMFELMHKNGDYTHFYFCYRWFLLDFKRELLYDDIFSVWETIWAAKHIASSHFVLFIALAMVEYYRDIILENNMDFTDIIKFFNEMAERHDAKAVLKVARELVHQIQTLIDNK encoded by the exons AAGTGTTTGTCTTCACAGCTGCCGTTGACGCATGTCTCTCCCATGGCCTCAAGAGACGAGCGCTAGGGCTATTCAAAACCAACTCCACGACAGCCCTGCTCCAGAAACTCGCTAAGGATTTTGAAGGTGCCGCCCTCATCGCCCGTATCGTCGAGGAGATCGAAGCAGCCGACCCAAACAA aAGATCTTCCTCAAGTAGTGACAGCACAAACAAGGTGAAACATCCTCCACAAAACAGCAAAAAATCCATTACTACAACACAGTACAATCCACGTTACCTCTGGATCAGACTGGCTTTATTTAACAAGCTTTTAGCTAAGATTGTGGATCACTTGGTAAAGAACAGTAG TAAGTACTATGAGAAAGAGGCACTTATAGCTGACCCTGTTTCAGGACAGATCTTAGCTTCCTTGTTAG TTGGTCCTTGTGCTCTCGACTATTCAAAAATGAAAACTCAGGACCATTTCTGGACAGATCCACGTGCAGATGAGCTTGTACAAAGACATCGATTGTCAAGTGGGCTTCCCCTTGTGAATGGTTCCAGCACACCTCCATCTAATCGTCGACCAGGCCTTCAA TATCGGAAAGATGCCAGGACATCAGGTAGTTCAGAGAGTGAGCATCGAACAATTCCGTACGTCGCGAGAGATTATGTGGAGTCTCTTCATCAGAACTCTCGATCCACGCTCCTCTATGGAAAGAATAATGTTTTAGTGCAACCA CGGGAAAATATAGCAGTTATGCCTGGCTATCTGTCACTACACCAAACCCCTGAAAACCTGACAATCAAATGGACTCCAAACCAGTTGATGAATGGATGTTATAGTTCTGAAACTTGGAACGAGTCATTTGGTGGACAAGATAAAAG caTCTACTGGGAATTTGCCATGAGTTTTAATGTGGATGACATAGTGTACCTTCACTGCCACCAGCAtg CAGACACTGGAGGTACAGTTGTTCTTGTTGGACAAGATGGAGTCCAGCAGCCTCCTATTCACTTCCCTAAAGGAGGCCATCTTCTGGCATTTCTCTCGTGTCTAGAAAATGGTCTGCTTCCTCATGGACAGTTGGATCCTCCTCTTTGGTCACAGAGAGGAAAAG GTAAGGTATTTCCAAAGCTTAGGAGGAAGGGACGTGGCTCCACTCGTAAGCGATATCGGACCTCTGAGGACCAGGTCTTAGAAGAAGAGGAGGAAGCTGCTGATTATGTGTTCCGTATTGTGACATCTTTGAAACCAGATTCTATAT CTCAAGAAATGATGGATCCTAAAACAACTCGTGGATCTTTTCCATTGCAATCTGGTGGTCGAGCTGCTCGATTAAAACATCTGTCATCATCTTCATCGTCAACATCTAGCAGTAAATCTCTGGCAGAAGATAATGCTCCTGCAACAGATGTGCCTAAGTCAGCTGCTCCAATTCCAAAGAAACAGGCTCTCTTGACAAAAACTTCAGGGGCTGAGGAAAGTCCATCAGCTGG GGAATCAATTCAAGTTTTATGTAACACCATGAGAAGACAGATTATTTCCAGGGCTTTTTATGGAT GGCTAGCTCACTGTCGTCATCTACGTACAGTTCGTACTCACCTGTCAGGACTCGTGAATGCAACAATTGTTTCAGATACTGAGCCAACCAGTGCAGATGCAGGACTAACTTCAGAGGTGTGGAAGAACCTTCAAGAGAATGGTTGTATCAGAGAAGCTAGTGAGATATACAGATTAACTTACTTTGGTGGTATAGAACATGGCATCAGAAAAGAG GTTTGGCCCTACTTGTTGGGCCATTACCAGTTTGGCAGCACTGCAGAAGAACGCAAGAAACATGATGACAGCATACAAACTGCATATGAGACTACAATGTCGGAGTGGCTGGCAGTAGAAGCCATCGTAAGACAGCAAGACAAAGAAGTCATGGAAGCAAACTTGGCCAAGCTATCATCAGAGAGCACCAATAGTGAAATACCCCTTGTTG GTCCTAAAGATGCCAATTTGAGTAATGAAGTATTTGAAGATGTCAGTCCCAGTGAATCATTTGAGGAACATGAAACCTCTAGAGATAAATCTGACATCAGAAAG GGTCgtgaagaagtattttcatcaTCTGAGGAGCATTACTCCAAAACTACAGGTGCCGAGCCCCAACCAATATCGCCAAAATATATTAGAGGTCGTTTGATTAGACATTATCAGG TTGACAGTCAGAGCCAAAGTATTATTGTTACAAATCCCTCAGTGGACATCAATGGTGGCGAACAGAAGGATGAAAACGATGATGATAATGAGACAGAAGATAATGAGGAAATCACAAAAGATGAACTTTTACCTGGCGATTATGGAGATGGAGACAGCCAGCTATCAGCAGACTCTAGGTCGAGTTGTATTTCTCCAGCATCTTCCAGTGGTGGTGTCTACTCA ATGGAGCTTTTAGACCAGTTCTCCCTAAATCTCCACAGAATTGAAAAAGATGTCCAAAGATGTGACCGTAATTACTGGTATTTTAGGGTTGAGAACTTGGAAAAGCTCAGAAATGTGATGTGCAC CTATGTATGGGAACACTTAGATGTTGGCTATGTCCAAGGGATGTGTGATTTAGTTGCACCTTTGTTAGTAATCTTTGATGATG AAGTATTGACATATAGCTGTTTCTGTGAACTCATGAAGAGAATGGCTGCAAACTTTCCTCATGGTGGAGCCATGGATGCACACTTTGCCAACATGAGATCTCTTATCCAG ATACTTGATGGAGAAATGTTTGAACTGATGCATAAGAATGGTGATTAtactcatttttatttctgttatcgATGGTTTCTGCTGGACTTCAAAAGAG AACTGCTTTATGATGACATCTTCAGTGTGTGGGAGACCATATGGGCTGCCAAGCACATTGCTTCAAGTCATTTTGTCCTCTTCATTGCACTGGCCATGGTAGAATATTACAGAGATATCATCTTGGAGAATAACATGGACTTCACAGATATTATTAAGTTTTTTAATG aaatggCAGAAAGACATGATGCGAAAGCTGTACTAAAAGTGGCTCGAGAGTTGGTGCACCAGATTCAAACTCTGATTGATAATAAATAG
- the LOC143253858 gene encoding small G protein signaling modulator 1-like isoform X12, translating to MFQRRPLVKQIMEEAVTRKFVHEESSSITSLCEVFVFTAAVDACLSHGLKRRALGLFKTNSTTALLQKLAKDFEGAALIARIVEEIEAADPNKRSSSSSDSTNKVKHPPQNSKKSITTTQYNPRYLWIRLALFNKLLAKIVDHLVKNSSKYYEKEALIADPVSGQILASLLVGPCALDYSKMKTQDHFWTDPRADELVQRHRLSSGLPLVNGSSTPPSNRRPGLQYRKDARTSGSSESEHRTIPYVARDYVESLHQNSRSTLLYGKNNVLVQPRENIAVMPGYLSLHQTPENLTIKWTPNQLMNGCYSSETWNESFGGQDKSIYWEFAMSFNVDDIVYLHCHQHADTGGTVVLVGQDGVQQPPIHFPKGGHLLAFLSCLENGLLPHGQLDPPLWSQRGKGKVFPKLRRKGRGSTRKRYRTSEDQVLEEEEEAADYVFRIVTSLKPDSISQEMMDPKTTRGSFPLQSGGRAARLKHLSSSSSSTSSSKSLAEDNAPATDVPKSAAPIPKKQALLTKTSGAEESPSAGESIQVLCNTMRRQIISRAFYGWLAHCRHLRTVRTHLSGLVNATIVSDTEPTSADAGLTSEVWKNLQENGCIREASEIYRLTYFGGIEHGIRKEVWPYLLGHYQFGSTAEERKKHDDSIQTAYETTMSEWLAVEAIVRQQDKEVMEANLAKLSSESTNSEIPLVGPKDANLSNEVFEDVSPSESFEEHETSRDKSDIRKGREEVFSSSEEHYSKTTGAEPQPISPKYIRGRLIRHYQVDSQSQSIIVTNPSVDINGGEQKDENDDDNETEDNEEITKDELLPGDYGDGDSQLSADSRSSCISPASSSGGVYSMELLDQFSLNLHRIEKDVQRCDRNYWYFRVENLEKLRNVMCTYVWEHLDVGYVQGMCDLVAPLLVIFDDEVLTYSCFCELMKRMAANFPHGGAMDAHFANMRSLIQILDGEMFELMHKNGDYTHFYFCYRWFLLDFKRELLYDDIFSVWETIWAAKHIASSHFVLFIALAMVEYYRDIILENNMDFTDIIKFFNEMAERHDAKAVLKVARELVHQIQTLIDNK from the exons AAGTGTTTGTCTTCACAGCTGCCGTTGACGCATGTCTCTCCCATGGCCTCAAGAGACGAGCGCTAGGGCTATTCAAAACCAACTCCACGACAGCCCTGCTCCAGAAACTCGCTAAGGATTTTGAAGGTGCCGCCCTCATCGCCCGTATCGTCGAGGAGATCGAAGCAGCCGACCCAAACAA aAGATCTTCCTCAAGTAGTGACAGCACAAACAAGGTGAAACATCCTCCACAAAACAGCAAAAAATCCATTACTACAACACAGTACAATCCACGTTACCTCTGGATCAGACTGGCTTTATTTAACAAGCTTTTAGCTAAGATTGTGGATCACTTGGTAAAGAACAGTAG TAAGTACTATGAGAAAGAGGCACTTATAGCTGACCCTGTTTCAGGACAGATCTTAGCTTCCTTGTTAG TTGGTCCTTGTGCTCTCGACTATTCAAAAATGAAAACTCAGGACCATTTCTGGACAGATCCACGTGCAGATGAGCTTGTACAAAGACATCGATTGTCAAGTGGGCTTCCCCTTGTGAATGGTTCCAGCACACCTCCATCTAATCGTCGACCAGGCCTTCAA TATCGGAAAGATGCCAGGACATCAGGTAGTTCAGAGAGTGAGCATCGAACAATTCCGTACGTCGCGAGAGATTATGTGGAGTCTCTTCATCAGAACTCTCGATCCACGCTCCTCTATGGAAAGAATAATGTTTTAGTGCAACCA CGGGAAAATATAGCAGTTATGCCTGGCTATCTGTCACTACACCAAACCCCTGAAAACCTGACAATCAAATGGACTCCAAACCAGTTGATGAATGGATGTTATAGTTCTGAAACTTGGAACGAGTCATTTGGTGGACAAGATAAAAG caTCTACTGGGAATTTGCCATGAGTTTTAATGTGGATGACATAGTGTACCTTCACTGCCACCAGCAtg CAGACACTGGAGGTACAGTTGTTCTTGTTGGACAAGATGGAGTCCAGCAGCCTCCTATTCACTTCCCTAAAGGAGGCCATCTTCTGGCATTTCTCTCGTGTCTAGAAAATGGTCTGCTTCCTCATGGACAGTTGGATCCTCCTCTTTGGTCACAGAGAGGAAAAG GTAAGGTATTTCCAAAGCTTAGGAGGAAGGGACGTGGCTCCACTCGTAAGCGATATCGGACCTCTGAGGACCAGGTCTTAGAAGAAGAGGAGGAAGCTGCTGATTATGTGTTCCGTATTGTGACATCTTTGAAACCAGATTCTATAT CTCAAGAAATGATGGATCCTAAAACAACTCGTGGATCTTTTCCATTGCAATCTGGTGGTCGAGCTGCTCGATTAAAACATCTGTCATCATCTTCATCGTCAACATCTAGCAGTAAATCTCTGGCAGAAGATAATGCTCCTGCAACAGATGTGCCTAAGTCAGCTGCTCCAATTCCAAAGAAACAGGCTCTCTTGACAAAAACTTCAGGGGCTGAGGAAAGTCCATCAGCTGG GGAATCAATTCAAGTTTTATGTAACACCATGAGAAGACAGATTATTTCCAGGGCTTTTTATGGAT GGCTAGCTCACTGTCGTCATCTACGTACAGTTCGTACTCACCTGTCAGGACTCGTGAATGCAACAATTGTTTCAGATACTGAGCCAACCAGTGCAGATGCAGGACTAACTTCAGAGGTGTGGAAGAACCTTCAAGAGAATGGTTGTATCAGAGAAGCTAGTGAGATATACAGATTAACTTACTTTGGTGGTATAGAACATGGCATCAGAAAAGAG GTTTGGCCCTACTTGTTGGGCCATTACCAGTTTGGCAGCACTGCAGAAGAACGCAAGAAACATGATGACAGCATACAAACTGCATATGAGACTACAATGTCGGAGTGGCTGGCAGTAGAAGCCATCGTAAGACAGCAAGACAAAGAAGTCATGGAAGCAAACTTGGCCAAGCTATCATCAGAGAGCACCAATAGTGAAATACCCCTTGTTG GTCCTAAAGATGCCAATTTGAGTAATGAAGTATTTGAAGATGTCAGTCCCAGTGAATCATTTGAGGAACATGAAACCTCTAGAGATAAATCTGACATCAGAAAG GGTCgtgaagaagtattttcatcaTCTGAGGAGCATTACTCCAAAACTACAGGTGCCGAGCCCCAACCAATATCGCCAAAATATATTAGAGGTCGTTTGATTAGACATTATCAGG TTGACAGTCAGAGCCAAAGTATTATTGTTACAAATCCCTCAGTGGACATCAATGGTGGCGAACAGAAGGATGAAAACGATGATGATAATGAGACAGAAGATAATGAGGAAATCACAAAAGATGAACTTTTACCTGGCGATTATGGAGATGGAGACAGCCAGCTATCAGCAGACTCTAGGTCGAGTTGTATTTCTCCAGCATCTTCCAGTGGTGGTGTCTACTCA ATGGAGCTTTTAGACCAGTTCTCCCTAAATCTCCACAGAATTGAAAAAGATGTCCAAAGATGTGACCGTAATTACTGGTATTTTAGGGTTGAGAACTTGGAAAAGCTCAGAAATGTGATGTGCAC CTATGTATGGGAACACTTAGATGTTGGCTATGTCCAAGGGATGTGTGATTTAGTTGCACCTTTGTTAGTAATCTTTGATGATG AAGTATTGACATATAGCTGTTTCTGTGAACTCATGAAGAGAATGGCTGCAAACTTTCCTCATGGTGGAGCCATGGATGCACACTTTGCCAACATGAGATCTCTTATCCAG ATACTTGATGGAGAAATGTTTGAACTGATGCATAAGAATGGTGATTAtactcatttttatttctgttatcgATGGTTTCTGCTGGACTTCAAAAGAG AACTGCTTTATGATGACATCTTCAGTGTGTGGGAGACCATATGGGCTGCCAAGCACATTGCTTCAAGTCATTTTGTCCTCTTCATTGCACTGGCCATGGTAGAATATTACAGAGATATCATCTTGGAGAATAACATGGACTTCACAGATATTATTAAGTTTTTTAATG aaatggCAGAAAGACATGATGCGAAAGCTGTACTAAAAGTGGCTCGAGAGTTGGTGCACCAGATTCAAACTCTGATTGATAATAAATAG